The DNA segment TCATCATCCCAGATCCTGAGAGTCACTCACGAAGGCGTAAACTCACCTTAGCGTTGAGCTCATCAACGATGAAATGACAAAGAGCGGCTTTGAAGAAATACTCCTTGGCGCTGTATTTCAGCAGCGGGTTGTCCATCGTGTTGGCTCCAACCTGGATATAAATCCATATCATTCAACATTTATCAGAAATGTCAAAACTGAGTTAGGAACCTCATGCACAAATACAAAGCAGAGCACTGTAGACACACCTGCTCGTAGATCTCGATAGCCTTCTGGTACTGCTCCAACTGAGCGCAGTAAGCTCCCACTTTCAGCAGACACTTGTTGGCGGAACTAAGGACAGTGtgtaaacagcacacagtgaatCTAATGCATGAGGGCTGTTTGAAACCAGTGTTGCACAGTTTTCAAAAAGCGCTATGCTAAATTAGTTTCGAATGCTGATTTATTAATAACGAGTGCGTCCAATGCCACAGTTTTATGCAGTTCAGCCCACCTGGATAAGATTTGTTATTGGTTAGAGATTATTTAACAGCTGCTGATATTTTTAAACTAATACTGTTCCTGCTTTAATGGCTATCCTCTTTCTACTTGTGTAATGGATTGGACTATTGAACAAAGACTTCACTAAACAGCTATGTGAGTGATCAATGCTTAACGCcagtcagccacaacattaCAATCACAGACCGATGGAGGTGAATAACACTCGATCTTGTTTTGCTTGAATGTTCATGCAAAAAACAAGTATCTTAACAATCTTACTGCACCAGCTGGTAATGTCAGctaaaggggaagaaaaaactgcagttcctctagttcTCTATTTtattagtatgttgctttgcaCTTATCAGAAgatatctgtctgtgtgttgcaCCTGCACAATGTTTAAATGGAGCTTGCTAACAAAGCTTGCTGGGACTAGCTGGTAACTTAGCACACCACcctttttgtccataaaactaacATAGCAGCGGCAAAAATGTAACAAACCCATAACCGATGGTCGAAGTCTCACAGCTATGTCCATTTTCTTATATAGAGTCGATGCTGCAATACCTTCTGCAGCAACCAACATCCCTTTAGTGGCTCACGATAAAACAACCGACCCATCTTCTAAACCAGCGGTGTGACACGTGAAGCCCACGAGCCAGAATTGGTCTGGCAAAGACTCAAAAACTGGAcatctttggaaaatgtgaaggagggcatACTTTCATaaattttacagtgtttcctAATAATAAAGACCTCCCCCATACCCATTCATACTACAGTAATAAAGTAACAGATAAgcaattaaaagacaaaacGTTACCTTTTTTTATAAgttgaaagaaatgaaaaacacaaataaaatatagctttttctattattttatacattaatTTCTCACAATTGAAGCTCAAAGAGTCATGCTGACTGATTTCTTTCAATTACTACAGACACACTTCCTTATTGTGAAGAAAAACTGGGACATATTAGAGagattgcacttctttttcttgcatTAAGATATTTCAAggattaaatgtgcagttaatGTACATACGATGTAAGATGAGTTTGAAATCCCTGTTCTAAACTCAGCTAGTTCTCAATCCAGCTGGACATCAATCCAAGAAGGATTTAACTCTCAACCTGTCAGCATCCCAGCACCAGACACTAGAGAACATCTCCAGAAGCCTGTGTCCATGCCCTGATGGGTTAGAGCTGTGCTGAAGTTGTGAGGTTACTTATTTAATATTGGGCTGGTGGTTTAATGTTGTGGCCGACTATTGTAGACCTTTACAGCTTCGATGAGGGTGCACACATATATCTGAAACCTGAAATTActttttgctttaatttctgAATTCagagctgaaaaaacaaaaaacaaaaagaaaaaacgactGACAAAATCCAATATTTTATACTAATAAAGGGGACAGTACCTGTTCGATTCTTCTCCTTTGTAGTAGTCTGCTGCTTGTTCATAATGTGCAATCGCCTTTACAgaagacaaagcaacaaaaagcccttatatttatattttcaatgTCCCTTGAAGAAAATTTGCACCATAATTAGTTTTAACAGTAGTTGGTAGTATAATCTGATTACATGACACCATTACCTTTTCAATATCAACTAGTTCAGACTCGTAGATCTCTGCAATACTGATGTGGTGTTTGGCTGCGATGGTAAATCTTCCCTGAAGGAcaaagaaagggggaaaaaatcattaCACACTGGATCTATCCAGACAGATGCCTCTCAAGTCAATGAAAGGTTCCACTCTGAGTGCTGAGAGGGGAGGTTAAGTAGCAGCCTGTGGGGCTCCATCtacaagacatttaaaaatcacCCTCTTTAAAGgaacatgaagaaaaacaacaagaaaagggCAAATTGGAGAACAACATTCAATAAACACAACATGGGCAGTGGATATGATGATACTGGCAGAGGTAGCCTGCTACAGCACAGATGTGTATGAGGGCCTTCGGTTATCCAGGTGATGGGACTTCTAGTACAGtcttggaaaaaataaaattacaagtCACAATCAGACACTATAAAAATCTTACCATGTCTGTGTATATATCGATGGCAGCATTTAAACACTTGATTGCCTCTTTTAGCAGCATTAAGGGAAGAGGAGGGAACAGTTAGACATCATGTAAGTTTTCTCACACTTTCTCTTGCACAGCATCGTGTTGCACATCGGTATACATGGGATGTTCTTTCAGCGGGGTGAAATGGTGTGAGTCATACAATTATCTAACACGCTTTTCATAAAAGAGATTTCTTACCTCTTACTTATAaaggtaaaatataaaaatactggTAAACACACCTGTGGTATCAGTTTTAAAATCCTATGTAACCTTGTTCTCgggttatcacattcacaagattttcagaaaatttgATCTCTGAACTTGACCTCGAGCTCAAGGTCACCGGGATTCAAACTTGTCTGGGGTTTTTAGGAGATGCAGCTATGGTATGAATTTGACGACAGTACCCCACATCAACAAAGAGAGTGACATCAGTCACAGGTAAATACCATGCAGCTCAAAGAAACAACCTTACACAACACTGCGAACAAGCTGCTTAACATGCCAACATCAAAGTCACAGCAGGCTGACAGTGAAACCTATGGAAGCTTTTGTTTCCACTACTGACAGAAGAAATTGCAGGCTATTTTCTCAAACCTTTGAGTTAGTAAGATTAAATTTcaagttagctctgccaatcaagAAGCTCAGTGAATGACACCTTTTCCTTGTTACCTGGAAACAGATGGCAGATGgtacagacacatgcacacgcaaaaTTGGACAGTGATAGCATCATTGAGCTACCAGTGTACATTAAACATGAACATATTGCAGTTGTGCAGAAAACAATGCCAGGCGATTCAGCTAGCAACACAAAAATTCATTTGTAATTCATGTGGCTTTCACGTAGCACCTTCAGAGCTTCCTTAATGACAGCGCCAACTTAAATATTtaagttattttctcaaaaatttgACTTATAACTCAAACGTTTGTGATACGTAAcctgaaattatttatttctttgtggaACGAAGCTTCCATAGAAACCTTGTAGCCTAAAGCTCAGTCTAATGCATGATCAATAATCCATTCAAGAAAAAGATGATTTTGCTCATGTGAATGCAGCATTTTCAGTGAGAGAAATAGTTCATCACCCACTAAAAAAGCCATTGGGATGAGTGATTACTGAAAACGCTGCATCCAGATTAACAGAATCTGCTTTCTGGGCTCCACAATCAACACTTCATTCATTTATACAGTTGGAATATAAAGAGTATTACATATGATTAGCAGCCTGGTCTTACCATTAGGGTCAGACTTCTTGTAAGCATTTCCAGCATCGATGAAACTGGTGGCACAGTCGTGTTTGTTCTGCAGCTGCATATGGAGACGTGCGGCCTTGCAAAATGCATTTCCAGCACCTGGAGACGAGGGAGATGCCaaactgttacacacacacacacacacacactgcacactttGGATTTAGCTGACACTCTTAATTATGCGCATAACTTGAACCCAACTTAAGTGTGGCACTTTCACAAAGTTTGCAGTTACAgcgccaaaaaaataaataaaataaaaacttgttCAAGAGAGCAGCAAAAGTGAGTGGAAAATTTTAAGGTGTGGATGTCATAAGCAATAATCAGTTCATCGCACCGCTCCAGTTCTTGGCCATCTTGAACATGTTGGCTGCTCTGCAGTACATCTCACATGCCTCTTCCACTTTGTGATGTCccctaaaaaaatatattcatatgaggagaaaaacaagaacacagTT comes from the Astatotilapia calliptera chromosome 15, fAstCal1.2, whole genome shotgun sequence genome and includes:
- the napbb gene encoding N-ethylmaleimide-sensitive factor attachment protein, beta b isoform X2, with amino-acid sequence MHFARPHVSICSCRTNTTVPPVSSMLEMLTRSLTLMGRFTIAAKHHISIAEIYESELVDIEKAIAHYEQAADYYKGEESNSSANKCLLKVGAYCAQLEQYQKAIEIYEQVGANTMDNPLLKYSAKEYFFKAALCHFIVDELNAKIAVEKYEEMFPAFSDSRECKLLKKLLEAHEEQNSDAFTEAVKEFDSISRLDQWHTTLLLRIKKTIQGDEGDLK
- the napbb gene encoding N-ethylmaleimide-sensitive factor attachment protein, beta b isoform X1 translates to MDNSGKEKEAIQLMADADKKVKSSGSFLGGMFGGGHHKVEEACEMYCRAANMFKMAKNWSGAGNAFCKAARLHMQLQNKHDCATSFIDAGNAYKKSDPNEAIKCLNAAIDIYTDMGRFTIAAKHHISIAEIYESELVDIEKAIAHYEQAADYYKGEESNSSANKCLLKVGAYCAQLEQYQKAIEIYEQVGANTMDNPLLKYSAKEYFFKAALCHFIVDELNAKIAVEKYEEMFPAFSDSRECKLLKKLLEAHEEQNSDAFTEAVKEFDSISRLDQWHTTLLLRIKKTIQGDEGDLK